The following proteins are encoded in a genomic region of Dasypus novemcinctus isolate mDasNov1 chromosome 3, mDasNov1.1.hap2, whole genome shotgun sequence:
- the RPUSD2 gene encoding pseudouridylate synthase RPUSD2 isoform X1: MWLGGRRCLPVLELWRFASWQLIFARTWGSCRGRMAETVSTTAAVADALRAPAQQNGDAGGDASGIQLPEPVGPEVEPAGRSAEQASAADPGSGKRKKRRGATGERIVPPPKRRRTGVSFSDEHFAETSYFFEGGLRKVRPYYFDFRTYCKGRWVGHSLQHVFSTEFRAHPLAYYEAAIRAGRLRLNEEPVRDLSIVLKDNDFLRNTVHRHEPPVTAEPIRLLAENEEVVVVDKPSSIPVHPCGRFRHNTVIFILGKEHQFKELHPLHRLDRLTSGVLMFAKTAAVSERIHEQVRDRQLEKEYVCRVEGEFPAEEVTCKEPILVVTYKVGVCRVDPRGKPCETVFQRLSYNGHSSVVLCRPLTGRTHQIRVHLQFLGHPIINDPIYNSVAWGPSRGRGGHIPKTDEELLRDLVAEHQAKQSLGVLELCEGDLSPGFTDSIPPSSEPDKDSLEELAAAAQKVGRAVEKAPQDLDTVAVAPGEAEVAIANQETDPLCAECRLIRQDPLPQDLVMFLHAQRYKGPGFEYVSPLPAWAQDDWQED; this comes from the exons ATGTGGCTGGGCGGTCGCCGGTGTCTTCCAGTATTGGAACTCTGGCGCTTCGCTTCCTGGCAGCTCATCTTTGCCAGGACTTGGGGTAGTTGTAGGGGCCGGATGGCGGAAACAGTTTCAACTACGGCCGCGGTAGCGGACGCGctgagggctccagctcagcagAACGGAGACGCAGGTGGCGATGCAAGCGGTATACAACTCCCGGAACCGGTGGGCCCCGAAGTGGAACCGGCCGGCCGGAGCGCGGAGCAGGCCTCCGCTGCAGACCCTGGCTCAGGCAAGCGGAAGAAGCGGCGAGGCGCGACCGGAGAGCGCATCGTGCCGCCCCCGAAAAGGCGGCGGACTGGCGTGAGCTTCAGCGACGAGCACTTCGCAGAGACCAGCTACTTCTTCGAGGGCGGTCTGCGCAAGGTGCGGCCCTATTACTTCGACTTCCGAACCTACTGCAAAGGCCGCTGGGTGGGTCACAGCCTGCAGCACGTTTTTAGCACCGAGTTCCGAGCCCATCCTCTAGCCTACTACGAAGCTGCTATCCGAGCTGGACGCCTCCGTCTCAACGAGGAGCCGGTACGGGATCTCAGCATCGTGCTTAAG GACAATGACTTCTTGCGGAACACTGTGCACAGACATGAGCCACCAGTCACAGCAGAGCCTATCCGCCTTCTAGCCGAGAACGAAGAAGTAGTGGTTGTAGACAAACCTTCTTCCATTCCTGTCCACCCCTGTGGCCGCTTCCGACACAATACAGTCATCTTCATCCTAGGCAAGGAGCACCAATTTAAGGAGCTACACCCATTGCATCGGCTTGACCGCCTTACCTCCGGGGTACTCATGTTTGCCAAGACAGCTGCTGTCTCTGAGAGAATTCATGAACAGGTTCGAGACCGGCAG CTGGAGAAGGAATATGTGTGCCGGGTGGAGGGGGAGTTCCCAGCCGAGGAAGTGACCTGCAAGGAACCCATCCTGGTCGTGACTTACAAAGTGGGAGTGTGCCGTGTGGATCCCCGGGGCAAACCCTGTGAGACAGTGTTCCAAAGGCTGAGCTACAATGGCCACTCCAGTGTGGTACTGTGTCGGCCACTCACAGGCCGCACCCATCAGATCCGAGTGCACCTCCAGTTCCTGGGCCACCCCATCATCAATGACCCCATCTACAACTCAGTTGCCTGGGGCCCATCCCGTGGCCGGGGTGGCCATATTCCCAAGACAGATGAGGAACTGCTGCGGGACCTGGTGGCAGAGCATCAGGCCAAACAGAGCTTGGGTgtgctggagctctgtgagggtgaccTTTCCCCAGGATTCACAGACTCTATACCCCCCTCCTCAGAGCCAGACAAAGACAGTCTGGAAGAATTGGCTGCAGCTGCCCAGAAGGTGGGTAGAGCAGTTGAGAAAGCCCCTCAGGATCTGGACACAGTGGCAGTAGCACCAGGGGAGGCTGAAGTAGCTATTGCGAATCAAGAGACAGACCCCCTCTGTGCTGAGTGCCGGCTGATACGACAGGACCCCTTACCCCAGGACCTTGTAATGTTCCTGCATGCCCAGCGCTATAAAGGGCCAGGCTTTGAGTATGTTTCACCTCTGCCTGCCTGGGCACAGGATGACTGGCAAGAAGACTGA
- the RPUSD2 gene encoding pseudouridylate synthase RPUSD2 isoform X2, whose product MWLGGRRCLPVLELWRFASWQLIFARTWGSCRGRMAETVSTTAAVADALRAPAQQNGDAGGDASGIQLPEPVGPEVEPAGRSAEQASAADPGSGKRKKRRGATGERIVPPPKRRRTGVSFSDEHFAETSYFFEGGLRKVRPYYFDFRTYCKGRWVGHSLQHVFSTEFRAHPLAYYEAAIRAGRLRLNEEPDNDFLRNTVHRHEPPVTAEPIRLLAENEEVVVVDKPSSIPVHPCGRFRHNTVIFILGKEHQFKELHPLHRLDRLTSGVLMFAKTAAVSERIHEQVRDRQLEKEYVCRVEGEFPAEEVTCKEPILVVTYKVGVCRVDPRGKPCETVFQRLSYNGHSSVVLCRPLTGRTHQIRVHLQFLGHPIINDPIYNSVAWGPSRGRGGHIPKTDEELLRDLVAEHQAKQSLGVLELCEGDLSPGFTDSIPPSSEPDKDSLEELAAAAQKVGRAVEKAPQDLDTVAVAPGEAEVAIANQETDPLCAECRLIRQDPLPQDLVMFLHAQRYKGPGFEYVSPLPAWAQDDWQED is encoded by the exons ATGTGGCTGGGCGGTCGCCGGTGTCTTCCAGTATTGGAACTCTGGCGCTTCGCTTCCTGGCAGCTCATCTTTGCCAGGACTTGGGGTAGTTGTAGGGGCCGGATGGCGGAAACAGTTTCAACTACGGCCGCGGTAGCGGACGCGctgagggctccagctcagcagAACGGAGACGCAGGTGGCGATGCAAGCGGTATACAACTCCCGGAACCGGTGGGCCCCGAAGTGGAACCGGCCGGCCGGAGCGCGGAGCAGGCCTCCGCTGCAGACCCTGGCTCAGGCAAGCGGAAGAAGCGGCGAGGCGCGACCGGAGAGCGCATCGTGCCGCCCCCGAAAAGGCGGCGGACTGGCGTGAGCTTCAGCGACGAGCACTTCGCAGAGACCAGCTACTTCTTCGAGGGCGGTCTGCGCAAGGTGCGGCCCTATTACTTCGACTTCCGAACCTACTGCAAAGGCCGCTGGGTGGGTCACAGCCTGCAGCACGTTTTTAGCACCGAGTTCCGAGCCCATCCTCTAGCCTACTACGAAGCTGCTATCCGAGCTGGACGCCTCCGTCTCAACGAGGAGCCG GACAATGACTTCTTGCGGAACACTGTGCACAGACATGAGCCACCAGTCACAGCAGAGCCTATCCGCCTTCTAGCCGAGAACGAAGAAGTAGTGGTTGTAGACAAACCTTCTTCCATTCCTGTCCACCCCTGTGGCCGCTTCCGACACAATACAGTCATCTTCATCCTAGGCAAGGAGCACCAATTTAAGGAGCTACACCCATTGCATCGGCTTGACCGCCTTACCTCCGGGGTACTCATGTTTGCCAAGACAGCTGCTGTCTCTGAGAGAATTCATGAACAGGTTCGAGACCGGCAG CTGGAGAAGGAATATGTGTGCCGGGTGGAGGGGGAGTTCCCAGCCGAGGAAGTGACCTGCAAGGAACCCATCCTGGTCGTGACTTACAAAGTGGGAGTGTGCCGTGTGGATCCCCGGGGCAAACCCTGTGAGACAGTGTTCCAAAGGCTGAGCTACAATGGCCACTCCAGTGTGGTACTGTGTCGGCCACTCACAGGCCGCACCCATCAGATCCGAGTGCACCTCCAGTTCCTGGGCCACCCCATCATCAATGACCCCATCTACAACTCAGTTGCCTGGGGCCCATCCCGTGGCCGGGGTGGCCATATTCCCAAGACAGATGAGGAACTGCTGCGGGACCTGGTGGCAGAGCATCAGGCCAAACAGAGCTTGGGTgtgctggagctctgtgagggtgaccTTTCCCCAGGATTCACAGACTCTATACCCCCCTCCTCAGAGCCAGACAAAGACAGTCTGGAAGAATTGGCTGCAGCTGCCCAGAAGGTGGGTAGAGCAGTTGAGAAAGCCCCTCAGGATCTGGACACAGTGGCAGTAGCACCAGGGGAGGCTGAAGTAGCTATTGCGAATCAAGAGACAGACCCCCTCTGTGCTGAGTGCCGGCTGATACGACAGGACCCCTTACCCCAGGACCTTGTAATGTTCCTGCATGCCCAGCGCTATAAAGGGCCAGGCTTTGAGTATGTTTCACCTCTGCCTGCCTGGGCACAGGATGACTGGCAAGAAGACTGA